A single genomic interval of Prunus dulcis chromosome 5, ALMONDv2, whole genome shotgun sequence harbors:
- the LOC117627654 gene encoding leucoanthocyanidin reductase-like yields the protein MCGTTPMVSEGANSNTLIIGSTGFIGRFIAEASLDSGHPTYLLMRPASPGLSKTTHTIDSLQDRGAIILTGSVDDEDFLEKVLKEHKIEVVISVVGGERILDQLILLEAIKSAGTVKRFLPSEFGHDIDKADPVEPGLSMYNEKRRVRRAIEAAGIPYTYICCNSIAGWPYHDNIHPADVLPPLDRFHIYGDGTVKAYFVAGSDIGKFTIKTIDDVRTINKSVHFRPPSNLFSINQLASLWEQCIGRKLPRVTISEDDLLAAAEEMRIPQSIVASFTHDIFIKGCQVNYEIEKPNDIEVCSLYPDTPFLTVDECFQEFATTVAVDVSKSKLAQKS from the exons ATGTGCGGAACAACTCCAATGGTTTCGGAGGGTGCTAATAGTAATACCCTCATCATTGGGTCAACCGGGTTCATCGGCCGGTTCATTGCAGAAGCTAGCCTTGACTCAGGCCACCCCACCTATCTTCTTATGCGCCCCGCCTCTCCTGGCCTTTCCAAGACCACTCACACTATCGACTCCTTACAGGACAGAGGAGCTATAATCCTAACG GGCTCCGTTGATGACGAAGACTTCCTGGAGAAAGTGCTCAAGGAGCACAAGATTGAAGTTGTCATATCAGTGGTGGGTGGTGAAAGAATTTTAGACCAGCTTATTTTGCTAGAAGCCATTAAATCTGCGGGCACTGTTAAG AGGTTTTTGCCATCTGAATTTGGGCATGACATAGACAAAGCTGATCCGGTGGAGCCAGGGCTGAGTATGTACAATGAGAAGAGAAGAGTGAGAAGGGCCATTGAGGCTGCTGGAATTCCCTACACTTACATTTGCTGCAACTCTATTGCTGGTTGGCCTTATCATGACAACATTCACCCCGCCGATGTTCTCCCACCCTTGGATCGCTTCCACATCTACGGTGATGGCACCGTTAAAG CTTACTTCGTGGCGGGTTCGGACATCGGAAAGTTCACGATCAAAACAATCGACGACGTCCGAACAATAAACAAATCTGTTCATTTTCGACCACCAAGCAACCTCTTCAGCATCAACCAGCTTGCTTCCTTGTGGGAGCAATGCATTGGACGCAAACTCCCGAGAGTCACTATTAGCGAGGACGACCTACTTGCCGCTGCTGAAg AAATGCGAATCCCACAAAGCATTGTGGCATCCTTCACCCACGACATTTTCATCAAGGGCTGCCAAGTAAATTATGAGATAGAGAAGCCTAATGACATTGAAGTTTGTTCTCTGTATCCGGACACGCCATTTCTGACCGTCGATGAGTGCTTCCAAGAGTTTGCCACAACGGTTGCCGTTGAtgtttcaaaatcaaaactagCTCAGAAATCATAG
- the LOC117627876 gene encoding protein DENND6A, translating to MSRSPSFSVKSELSPKLDPESLQQWVVAFCIIRFDLEQGQLIEECYPPGCLTQDEELEVAFSSFPDSVSQHQNRSSIHDCIFFFRFRRRGSSQIDASSTEMAEIDKKLTPKSPDVKVLRRSKSNNDSNDSRYMYGYVFNRQRHDERLKRGGEQKSVVILSHSPYSSVFRPLLQIMGPLYFDIGRKALEHIAAYVSMWPSPVPGKLMELPIGNAALKVNLPPAHSLPSENGMLFEESASSMAPFLPNNQSVPQGLFHDSDLFGIFRGLLLQLWVLWELLLIGEPMLIIAPTPPQCSEAVAGLVSLVAPLLCSVDFRPYFTIHDPEFAHLNSLQEGDTFPPMILGVTNLFFLKSLRNMPHVISVGSPAPNTNRLPLATRSSTGRISSRPEGFGFQQLSLKKFSPSNLLNAVKLRRDGPLCLMTEHKEAIWSTYSATTKPDTSILNRLIDAGMSPRVEESMSVVNNEILRRHFLELTTNFLAPFGPYFRTRTPSEGSSPFVDPPPLIPFNADEFLGSLSARGPGKFVSKRMRSNWLDLYRRFLEGPNFTPWFQRRRAVAEQEQHRLWRQARMKTDIQQLISKMSELEIVDSFNAIERHILEETQLDQSGRASTDSGATCQKLMGDLQAVFNVLPKDMQQLLLFNPQRAALLKGAPEHTKLPGRPLIQVGVVLSTSPR from the exons ATGAGTCGTTCTCCTTCATTTTCAGTGAAGTCAGAACTTAGTCCAAAGCTTGATCCAGAATCTTTACAGCAATGGGTTGTGGCCTTTTGTATTATCAGGTTCGATCTTGAACAAGGTCAGCTCATTGAAGAGTGCTACCCACCTGGTTGTCTTACACAAGATGAGGAGCTTGAAGTTGCCTTTAGTTCATTCCCAGATTCCGTTTCCCAGCATCAGAACCGCTCAAGCATCCATGATTGTATATTCTTTTTCCGGTTTCGAAGGCGGGGAAGTTCTCAAATTGACGCATCCTCGACTGAGATGGCTGAAATTGATAAGAAGTTAACTCCCAAGTCCCCAGATGTAAAAGTCCTTAGAAGGTCAAAAAGTAACAACGATTCTAATGATTCAAGATACATGTATGGATATGTTTTTAATAGACAGAGACATGATGAGAGGTTAAAACGAGGTGGGGAGCAGAAGTCTGTGGTGATTTTGTCGCACAGTCCTTACTCTAGTGTATTTAGACCTTTGTTACAAATCATGGGTCCTCTATATTTTGACATTGGAAGGAAAGCTCTTGAGCATATCGCTGCTTATGTTTCAATGTGGCCTTCTCCTGTACCTGGTAAGCTTATGGAACTTCCTATTGGGAATGCTGCACTGAAAGTGAACTTGCCACCTGCACATAGCTTGCCCTCAGAAAATGGAATGTTGTTTGAAGAGTCTGCATCCTCCATGGCTCCTTTCCTTCCTAATAACCAGTCAGTCCCACAGGGTCTTTTTCATGACTCAGATCTATTTGGCATCTTCAGGGGTCTGTTATTACAGCTTTGGGTTTTGTGGGAGTTGTTACTTATTGGTGAGCCCATGCTTATCATAGCTCCAACTCCTCCACAATGCAGTGAGGCTGTGGCTGGTCTTGTGAGTTTAGTTGCACCTCTACTTTGCAGTGTGGATTTTAGACCTTATTTCACCATCCATGACCCTGAATTTGCCCACCTCAACTCCCTTCAAGAAGGAGACACCTTTCCACCTATGATTTTGGGTGTAACTAACCTGTTTTTCCTTAAATCCCTTCGTAATATGCCCCACGTTATTTCAGTTGGAAGCCCTGCTCCTAATACAAACCGGCTTCCCCTTGCAACTAGGTCCTCTACTGGAAGAATTTCTAGTAGACCAGAAGGATTTGGTTTTCAACAGCTTTCCTTGAAAAAGTTCTCTCCTtcaaatttattgaatgctgTGAAGTTGAGGAGAGATGGTCCACTTTGTCTCATGACGGAACATAAGGAAGCCATTTGGAGCACTTACTCTGCAACAACTAAGCCTGACACTTCTATCTTAAATAGGCTAATAGATGCTGGGATGTCACCAAGGGTTGAGGAATCAATGTCAGTTGTTAACAATGAGATATTGCGCCGGCATTTCCTGGAGCTCACCACCAACTTTTTGGCACCTTTTGGCCCATATTTTAGGACTAGAACACCGTCAGAAGGATCTTCTCCTTTTGTAGACCCTCCTCCTCTCATTCCATTTAATGCCGATGAATTTCTGGGAAGTTTATCAGCAAGAGGACCTGGGAAGTTTGTATCAAAGAGAATGAGATCTAATTGGCTGGACTTATACCG GCGATTTCTAGAAGGGCCAAACTTCACACCATGGTTTCAAAGAAGGCGTGCCGTTGCTGAACAGGAACAACATAGACTGTGGAGGCAGGCGAGAATGAAGACTGACATACAACAGTTAATATCTAAAATGTCTGAACTAGAAATTGTTGATTCCTTCAATGCTATTGAGAGACATATTCTTGAAGAAACACAG CTGGACCAATCTGGAAGGGCTTCTACAGACTCTGGTGCAACTTGCCAAAAACTAATGGGAGATCTGCAGGCAGTTTTCAATGTACTTCCCAAGGACATGCAGCAACTTCTACTTTTCAATCCACAAAGGGCAGCTCTTCTAAAAGGAGCTCCTGAACATACAAAACTTCCTGGGCGCCCGCTTATACAAGTTGGGGTTGTGTTGTCAACTTCACCAAGGTAG
- the LOC117628089 gene encoding transcription factor MYBS1, producing MSSASVWNKEEDKAFENAIAMHWIDEESEEQWEKIAELVPSKSMEELKQHYQMLVDDVSAIEAGHTPLPNYAAAEEATSSSKDTAARASSGASASDKRLNCGHGGGFSALAHDTSGHGGKGGSRSDQERKKGIPWTEEEHRLFLLGLEKFGKGDWRSISRNFVISRTPTQVASHAQKYFIRLNSMNRDRRRSSIHDITSVNNGDVSSHQPPITGQQTNTYAPSAAAAGATTIGVGPQSVKHRAHQPHMAGLGMYGAPMGHPVSAPPGHHMGSAVGTPVMLPPGHHPHTHPPYVVPVAYPMAHPTMHQ from the exons ATGTCAAGTGCCAGTGTTTGGAACAAAGAGGAAGACAAAGCTTTTGAGAACGCAATTGCCATGCATTGGATCGATGAAGAATCAGAAGAGCAGTGGGAGAAGATTGCTGAATTGGTTCCAAGCAAGAGCATGGAAGAGTTGAAGCAACACTACCAAATGCTAGTGGATGATGTAAGTGCAATTGAGGCTGGACATACACCTCTGCCTAACTATGCAGCAGCAGAGGAAGCTACCTCATCCAGTAAGGACACTGCTGCTCGTGCTTCTTCTGGAGCTTCTGCTTCGGATAAGAGATTGAATTGTGGTCATGGAGGTGGGTTTTCAGCCTTGGCTCATGACACGTCCGGCCATGGAGGCAAAGGAGGATCAAGGTCAGAccaagagagaaagaagggaaTTCCATGGACTGAAGAAGAACACAG gtTATTTCTACTTGGTCTTGAGAAATTTGGCAAGGGAGATTGGAGAAGCATTTCAAGGAACTTTGTGATTTCCAGAACTCCAACCCAAGTGGCCAGCCACGCACAAAAATACTTCATCCGCTTGAACTCCATGAACAGAGACAGGAGGAGATCAAGCATCCATGACATTACCAGTGTGAACAATGGAGATGTGTCATCTCATCAGCCACCAATTACAGGGCAACAGACCAATACATATGCGCCAAGTGCCGCCGCGGCCGGTGCCACCACCATAGGAGTAGGACCACAGTCGGTGAAGCACAGGGCTCACCAGCCACACATGGCAGGTTTAGGAATGTATGGAGCACCAATGGGGCACCCAGTTTCAGCTCCTCCAGGGCATCATATGGGATCCGCTGTGGGCACTCCAGTCATGCTTCCTCCAGGGCACCATCCCCATACACATCCTCCATATGTTGTGCCAGTTGCTTACCCAATGGCACATCCAACAATGCACCAATAA
- the LOC117628217 gene encoding histone deacetylase 15, whose translation MILAENPHVSSEYSLASETLQMSRLTNGEAEISLHKPNNQVQCQGSNGRYGNLGFDGTNGRPCRDENCGKEDIGVSSGDASTDVLSKKATQQKEMTLEDMYNQDLNDDDDDSDWEPFPQHVEIVKWFCTNCTMVNLDDVVHCDICGEHRESGILRHGFFASSLLQDSGLTEIGADTRERHKGSQDSASNSSTAVGFDERMLLHSEVQMKSHPHPERPDRIRAIAASLATAGIFPGRCYPISAREITREELQMVHSLDHIEAVDHTSHMFSSYFTPDTYANEHSAHAARLAAGLCADLTKEIVSGRAKNGFALVRPPGHHAGVRQAMGFCLHNNAAAAALAAQASGAKKVLIVDWDVHHGNGTQEIFDQNKSVLYMSLHRHEGGKFYPGTGAADEVGTMGAEGYCVNVPWSRGGVGDNDYIFAFQHVVLPIASEFAPDFTIISAGFDAARGDPLGCCDVTPAGYAKMTHMLTDLSGGKLLVILEGGYNLRSISSSATAVIKVLLGESPGCELDNTLPSRSGLQTVLEVLQIQNKYWPALESSLTKFQSQCSMYTIQNKKKQIKKRRRAMAPIWWKGGRKTLLYRLLNGHFHLKRRCL comes from the exons ATGATTCTTGCTGAAAACCCCCATGTAAGCTCTGAATACAGCTTAGCATCAGAAACACTTCAAATGAGTCGTTTAACAAATGGGGAGGCCGAGATAAGTCTTCACAAACCAAACAATCAAGTTCAATGTCAAGGCTCTAATGGGAGATATGGAAACTTGGGGTTTGATGGAACGAATGGTAGACCTTGCCGTGATGAAAATTGTGGGAAAGAAGATATAGGAGTATCCAGCGGAGATGCATCAACTgatgttttaagt AAAAAGGCAACACAGCAAAAGGAAATGACATTAGAAGATATGTACAACCAAGACCTCAATGACGACGATGATGATAGTGATTGGGAGCCCTTCCCACAACATGTAGAAATTGTGAAGTGGTTCTGCACTAACTGTACAATGGTCAACCTTGATGATGTTGTCCATTGTGAT ATATGCGGGGAACATAGAGAGTCTGGTATCTTGAGGCATGGGTTTTTTGCATCATCCTTGTTACAAGATTCAGGCCTTACTGAGATTGGGGCCGACACTAGGGAAAGACACAAAG GCTCTCAAGATTCAGCATCAAATAGTTCCACTGCTGTAGGTTTTGATGAGAGAATGTTGCTACATTCAGAA GTTCAAATGAAGTCACATCCACACCCAGAAAGACCAGATCGTATTCGAGCGATTGCTGCTAGCCTTGCTACAGCTG GTATATTTCCAGGAAGATGCTATCCAATTTCTGCTAGAGAGATTACTCGTGAAGAACTTCAGATG GTTCATTCTTTGGATCATATTGAAGCAGTTGAccatacaagccatatgtttTCTAG TTATTTCACTCCTGACACATATGCCAATGAACATTCAGCACATGCTGCTAGGCTTGCGGCAGGTTTGTGTGCTGACCTTACTAAAGAAATTGTTTCTGGACGTGCCAAAAATGGTTTTGCCCtg GTCCGTCCTCCCGGTCATCATGCTGGTGTGAGACAGGCTATGGGGTTTTGCCTCCACAATAATGCAGCAGCTGCTGCATTAGCAGCTCAAGCTTCCGGGGCTAAGAAAGTGCTAATTGTTGATTGG GATGTTCATCATGGGAATGGCACACAAGAAATATTTGACCAGAACAAATCG GTCTTGTACATGTCCTTACATAGACATGAAGGGGGGAAGTTCTATCCTGGTACTGGAGCTGCTGATGAG GTTGGTACCATGGGGGCTGAAGGATACTGTGTGAATGTTCCATGGAGTCGTGGTGGAGTTGGAGACAATGATTATATTTTTGCATTTCAGCATGTTGTGCTTCCTATAG CTTCTGAATTTGCTCCAGATTTCACCATTATATCAGCAGGATTTGATGCAGCAAGAGGTGATCCACTAGGATGCTGTGAT GTTACTCCTGCAGGCTATGCAAAGATGACACACATGCTGACTGACTTGTCTGGAGGAAAGTTGCTTGTTATTCTCGAGGGCGG TTACAATCTTCGTTCAATATCCTCTTCCGCTACTGCAGTAATTAAG GTATTGCTGGGTGAAAGTCCAGGATGCGAATTGGACAACACTTTACCTTCCAGATCCGGCCTGCAAACTGTTCTGGAGgtccttcaaattcaaaataagtACTGGCCTGCTTTGGAATCTAGTCTAACAAAATTTCAGTCACAATGTAGCATGTACACTattcaaaacaaaa aaaaacaaattaaaaagagaCGGCGGGCTATGGCACCAATATGGTGGAAAGGGGGAAGGAAAACTCTATTGTATCGTCTTTTAAATGGGCATTTCCATCTGAAACGAAGGTGTCTCTGA